CTTTCCGGGCGACGTTCGGGTGGGTATTCCGCAACCCTTGACGAGCAAATTACGCACCCAAAGCCATGCCGGTACCGTCTATTGGTTGGCCAAAGAGGCGTTTGAACTGCAGCGCATTGAAGTACGCGACATTTCGGGGCAGGGCATTGTATTGATCGATCTGAGTGCCGGGCAGTCGCCGGGTTTGCCGGATAATCCGATTGAAATTCTGTTCAAGCCCGGACAACCTGCAACGGCTGAAGGCTTGTTAAGCGCGGACGCGGATTCAACACCCGCGACCAGCCACCGAAAATCAAAACCAGGTAAACAACTGAAATCTGCAAATCTCGTGGCCTTGACCCGCTTTGCAGCCCAGCAGCTCTATGCTCCGGCCCGCTTGTTAAAAGCCTCTCCCGCGATACGGCGGGTGTCGGTCAGTCAAACCCCCATCGAACATTTGCTGAGAGGGGAAAGTTTGATAGCGACGCCGGTGGCCAGTTGGCGTAGCGGCAAATTGTATGTCACGGCGTTGGAAATCAAAAACACCGGCCCGGATGCGATCGATCTCGATCCTCGCCAAGTGCGCGGCCAATGGCGGGCGGCGACGTTTCAGCATAGTCGTTTGCATCCGGCCGGCAGCGAAGCCGATACCAGTGCCGTGTATCTGGTTTCGGACCGGCCCTTTCACGAGGCACTTTGAGATGGGCGCGAACCGGCTATTACCCATCATTGCAGGGCTTATCTTAGTTATGCTGGTGGTGGTCGGCGTCAAGACCAGCCAGCAAATGTCGGATCCGGTGCACTTGGCCGCGGTACCGCAAGCCGGCCGTCCGGATGTGGATTCACCGGCCGACACCATACGCACGCTGAGTGCCGAAGTCGCCAATATCAAGAGCGAAAGCGAAAAACTGCAGATGCAAAATGAGGCCTTGCTCAAACAGCGTGATGAAATCGAAACCCGGGTCAAAGCCGAACTGCAATCGCAACTGGCCCAGGATGCCGAGCAACAGACCA
This sequence is a window from Methylomonas methanica MC09. Protein-coding genes within it:
- a CDS encoding TIGR03749 family integrating conjugative element protein; protein product: MNRPQLLTSEVDWMPTTSQRPFIKLSLLGALLCFGIVCSQSTWADTGVERLFWDKVPLRITLPVGQERLVSFPGDVRVGIPQPLTSKLRTQSHAGTVYWLAKEAFELQRIEVRDISGQGIVLIDLSAGQSPGLPDNPIEILFKPGQPATAEGLLSADADSTPATSHRKSKPGKQLKSANLVALTRFAAQQLYAPARLLKASPAIRRVSVSQTPIEHLLRGESLIATPVASWRSGKLYVTALEIKNTGPDAIDLDPRQVRGQWRAATFQHSRLHPAGSEADTSAVYLVSDRPFHEAL